The proteins below come from a single Synechococcus sp. WH 8101 genomic window:
- a CDS encoding ABC transporter substrate-binding protein, translating into MVRRSGWRAAALLAALCVTQLACQPPRDRQRLTVASAGRIVSLDPAQASTTGTLQLLSALGDTLYQRDAAGRLTPQLAASQPQLSDGGRTVTIPLRRDVRFHDGSRFDAAAMAFSLRRFLRIGTQSYVVGDRIDAIETPEPFLLRLRLSRPSSSLESLLTSPYLTPVSPKAYASYRDRFLNDRFVGTGPYRLVRFSSTQQRLSPFADYWGEAPSNQGLDLINLSNSTALFGALRSGEVDVLLSDSIDEDQRLALDRRAAKGLLLQSSGPALNIGYITLLSNAPPLQNRLVRLALAHSLNRPLISRRVSHDQRRPLRSLIPPNLRGGASEPWPRYAPTQARQLFRQAGYCEGTRLTLPFTYRTNVPSDRLMALTWQAQLARDLPDCVHLKLEGVESTTVYRQLGEGAFKAVMLDWGATYPDPEAFLVPMLSCSRSRGDVCEAGEAVSSGSFWTTPGLEPALRHSDSLQGQARLRQLNRVDAMAAAGAAYLPVWLVTPKAWAQTHMASPRFDGSGLLDLARLRSQH; encoded by the coding sequence ATGGTCAGGCGTTCAGGCTGGCGAGCTGCGGCATTGCTGGCCGCCCTCTGCGTCACGCAACTGGCCTGTCAGCCGCCTCGCGATCGCCAGCGCCTCACAGTGGCCAGTGCAGGACGGATCGTGTCGCTGGATCCTGCCCAGGCCAGCACCACCGGCACCCTGCAACTGCTCAGCGCCCTGGGCGACACCCTCTACCAACGCGACGCGGCCGGCCGGCTGACGCCCCAACTGGCGGCCAGCCAGCCCCAACTCAGCGATGGGGGCCGCACGGTGACGATCCCCTTGCGTCGCGATGTGCGTTTTCACGACGGCAGCCGCTTTGATGCCGCCGCCATGGCCTTCAGCCTGCGGCGCTTCCTGCGCATCGGCACCCAGAGCTACGTCGTGGGCGATCGGATCGATGCGATCGAGACCCCGGAGCCTTTCCTGCTGCGCCTGCGGCTCAGCAGACCCTCCAGCTCCCTGGAGAGCCTGCTCACCTCCCCCTATCTCACCCCGGTCTCGCCGAAGGCCTATGCCAGCTACCGGGACCGTTTCCTCAACGATCGCTTCGTGGGCACCGGCCCCTATCGCCTGGTGCGATTCAGCTCCACGCAGCAACGGCTCAGCCCCTTTGCCGACTACTGGGGTGAAGCACCGAGCAATCAGGGCCTCGATCTGATCAACCTCAGCAATTCCACTGCCCTGTTCGGCGCCCTGCGCAGCGGCGAAGTGGATGTGCTGCTGTCGGATTCCATCGACGAAGACCAGCGCCTGGCCCTTGATCGCCGCGCTGCCAAGGGTCTGCTGCTGCAGAGCAGCGGCCCCGCCCTCAACATCGGATACATCACCCTGCTCAGCAATGCACCACCGCTGCAGAACCGGCTCGTGCGCCTGGCCCTGGCCCACAGCCTCAATCGTCCGCTGATCAGTCGGCGTGTCAGCCACGATCAACGCCGCCCCCTGCGCTCCCTGATCCCGCCCAACCTGCGCGGCGGCGCCAGCGAGCCCTGGCCGCGCTACGCCCCCACCCAAGCCCGCCAGTTGTTCCGTCAGGCGGGCTACTGCGAAGGCACGCGGCTGACGCTGCCTTTCACTTACCGCACCAATGTGCCCTCCGACCGCCTGATGGCCCTCACCTGGCAGGCCCAACTGGCCCGGGATCTGCCCGACTGCGTGCACCTCAAGCTGGAGGGCGTGGAATCCACCACCGTTTACCGTCAGCTCGGCGAGGGGGCGTTCAAAGCGGTGATGCTCGACTGGGGAGCCACCTATCCCGATCCGGAGGCATTTCTGGTGCCGATGCTCAGCTGCAGCCGCTCCCGTGGTGATGTCTGCGAAGCCGGGGAAGCGGTGAGCAGCGGCAGTTTCTGGACCACGCCCGGACTTGAGCCCGCCCTGCGTCACAGCGACAGCCTGCAGGGCCAGGCGCGGCTCCGGCAACTGAACCGCGTTGATGCGATGGCGGCCGCAGGC
- a CDS encoding SufE family protein produces MQERDSAVSRYGSPNLDKLVERLSSTSDPRKRYEYVLWLAKKLPEMPQELQTEERKVQGCVSQVFVDAKLVDGSVQWKGASDALITKGLLALLIQGLSDLSPDQVQAVDPSFIAATGLQASLTPSRANGFLNILRMMQAQAAQLSRSSDPTAA; encoded by the coding sequence ATGCAGGAACGGGACAGCGCAGTCAGCCGCTACGGCAGCCCGAACCTGGACAAGCTGGTGGAGCGGCTCAGCAGCACCAGCGATCCACGCAAGCGTTACGAATACGTGCTCTGGCTGGCCAAAAAACTGCCGGAGATGCCCCAGGAGTTGCAGACCGAGGAGCGCAAGGTGCAGGGCTGCGTCTCGCAGGTGTTCGTGGACGCCAAGCTGGTGGATGGCAGCGTGCAGTGGAAGGGCGCCTCAGACGCCCTGATCACCAAGGGACTGCTCGCTCTGTTGATCCAGGGCCTGAGTGATCTCAGCCCTGACCAAGTGCAAGCCGTTGATCCCAGCTTCATCGCCGCCACCGGCCTCCAAGCGAGCCTCACACCGTCCCGGGCCAACGGCTTTCTCAACATCCTGCGCATGATGCAGGCCCAGGCCGCGCAACTCAGCCGTTCCAGCGATCCCACCGCTGCATAA
- a CDS encoding homoserine dehydrogenase has protein sequence MTTRIGIGLLGLGTVGGGVAEILQTPDGRHPLVADLDLVRVAVRDLDRPRPVQLDPAVLTTDPEAVVDDPAVQVVVEVMGGLEPARTLIMRAIAAGKSVVTANKAVIARHGEEIAAAAAAAGVYVLIEAAVGGGIPIIEPLKQSLGGNRIERVSGIINGTTNYILSRMAQEGADYAEVLRQAQELGYAEADPAADVDGLDAADKIAILAGLAFGGPIPRSGIPTAGISSLQGRDVDYATQLDYSVKLLAVAERMDGAGRDASSNALPLAVRVQPTLVPHDHPLAGVHGVNNAILVEGDPIGRVMFYGPGAGAGPTASAVVADILNIAGIRQLDDADGNLDPLLAASSWRACHLVDSGAIRQRNYLRFQTEDAPGVIGQIGTCFGQHGVSIQSIVQFDASDAGAEIVVITHEVSNGNLEQALAAITAQAEVRGIAAHLGCL, from the coding sequence ATGACGACGAGGATCGGCATCGGCCTGCTGGGCCTGGGCACCGTCGGTGGCGGCGTCGCCGAGATTCTTCAAACGCCGGATGGCCGTCATCCCCTGGTGGCCGACCTGGACCTCGTGCGGGTGGCGGTGCGCGATCTCGATCGGCCCCGACCGGTGCAGCTGGATCCCGCCGTTCTCACCACCGACCCGGAGGCGGTGGTGGACGATCCCGCCGTGCAGGTTGTAGTGGAGGTGATGGGAGGGCTCGAGCCGGCCCGCACCCTGATCATGCGCGCCATCGCCGCGGGCAAATCGGTGGTGACCGCCAACAAGGCGGTGATCGCCCGCCATGGCGAAGAAATCGCTGCCGCTGCCGCCGCTGCCGGTGTGTATGTGCTGATTGAAGCGGCGGTGGGTGGCGGCATCCCGATCATTGAGCCGCTCAAGCAGTCGCTCGGCGGCAACCGGATCGAGCGGGTCAGCGGCATCATCAATGGCACCACTAACTACATCCTGAGCCGCATGGCCCAGGAGGGCGCCGACTACGCCGAGGTGCTGCGTCAGGCCCAGGAGCTGGGCTATGCGGAAGCCGACCCGGCCGCCGATGTGGATGGGCTCGATGCGGCCGACAAGATCGCGATCCTCGCTGGTCTTGCCTTCGGTGGGCCGATTCCCCGCAGCGGCATTCCCACCGCCGGCATCAGCAGCCTGCAGGGCCGGGATGTGGATTACGCCACCCAACTGGATTACAGCGTCAAGCTACTGGCCGTGGCCGAGCGGATGGATGGCGCTGGCCGTGACGCCAGCAGCAATGCCCTGCCGCTGGCCGTGCGCGTGCAACCCACGCTCGTGCCCCACGACCACCCCCTCGCCGGTGTGCATGGGGTGAACAACGCGATCCTGGTGGAAGGGGATCCGATCGGTCGGGTGATGTTCTACGGACCGGGAGCCGGGGCCGGACCCACCGCTTCCGCGGTGGTGGCTGACATTCTCAACATCGCCGGCATCCGCCAACTCGACGATGCGGACGGCAACCTCGATCCCCTGCTGGCGGCTAGCAGCTGGCGCGCCTGCCACCTGGTGGACAGCGGCGCGATCCGCCAACGCAACTATCTGCGTTTCCAGACAGAGGATGCACCCGGCGTGATCGGCCAGATCGGCACCTGTTTCGGCCAGCACGGTGTCTCCATCCAGTCGATCGTGCAGTTCGACGCCAGTGATGCAGGGGCCGAAATCGTTGTGATCACCCATGAAGTGAGCAACGGCAACCTCGAGCAGGCCCTTGCTGCCATCACCGCCCAGGCGGAAGTGCGTGGCATCGCCGCCCACCTGGGCTGTCTCTGA